tgtgtgcacatgtgtatgtgtgtttgcatgtgtatgtgtttgcacgctagtatgtgtgtacacgtgtgtacgtgtgtgtgtgtgtgtacgtgtgtgtgtgtgtgtgtgtgtatgtgtgtgtcacagtgaaCCCCCCAGACCTGATGGAGCAGGGTGCTCCGCTGTGGCAGCCCACCCTGAGGAAGTCTTCCTGCTCGTCCTGCTCCCCCCGGAGTCTGTCGGAGGGGGTGCTGCCGGACGGCTGCAACCACGAGCGGTATATACTTTAGataaatatctatctatatattcatcattcattcattcctccCCTCCAGCGGCTGCATGTGTACTCCTGCTCTGGCCCTGTTGACACCACAGCGACAGGCCCAATCAACAACCCTTTCAGAATCCAGGACAGTAGTAGATATTATGTACTGTTTGGGTCCATTCCGATCTGAacgcacttccggttggggagggtgggggtggagggggggtatccctattcacaagagccacttcctgtttatgatttatgacgggtcataaaatcccttgtgtagggatgacaggtgtaatgccagtggtgaacctgcaggggtcgctggggtgcgggatctgtatagacagaggtgtgattagtgtatgtgggtgtgtgggcgtgtatgtatatatgtgtgtgtgtgtgtgtgtgtgtgtgtgtgtgtgtgtgtgtgtgtgtgtgtgtgtgtgtgtgtgtgtgtgtgtgtgtgtgtatatgtatatgtgtgtgtgtgtgtgtgtgcgtgtgtgtgtgtgtgtgtgtgtgtgtgtgtgtgtgtgtatgtatatgtgtgtgtgtgtgtgtgtgtgtgtgtgtgtgtgtgtgtgtgtgtgtgtgtgtgtgtgtgtgtgggtgtgtgtgtgtgtgtgtgtgtgtgtgtgtgtgtgtgtgtgtgggtgtgtatgtatatgtgtgtgtgtgtgtgtgtgtgtgtgtgtgtgtgtgtgtgtgtgtgtgtgtgtgtgtgtgtatgtgtgtgtgtatgtgtgtgtgtatgtgtgtgtgtgtgtgtgtgtgtgtgtgtgtgtgtgtgtgtgtgtggggtgtgctaGGGATATGCGTAGTCGAATCGGCTGAACTGTAGGGGTGTTAACAGGAAGATCACCGTGTTGTTGGAaggatagctgtgtgtgtgtgtgtgtgtgtgtgtgtgtgtgtgtgtgtgtgtgtgtgtgtgtgtgtgtgtgtgtgtgtatgtgtgtgtgtgtgtgtgtgtgtgtgtgtgtgtgtgtgtgtgtgtgtgtgtgtgtgtgtgtgtgtgtgtgtgtatgtgtgtgtgtgtgtgtgtgtgtgtgtgtgtgtgtgtgtgtgtgtgtggggtgtgctaGGGATATGCGTAGTCGAATCGGCTGAACTGTAGGGGTGTTAACAGGAAGATCACCGTGTTGTTGGAaggatagctgtgtgtgtgtgtgtgtgtgtgtgtgtgtgtgtgtgtgtgtgtgtgtgtgtgtgtgtgtgtgtgtgtgtgtgtgtgtgtgtgtgtgtgtgtgagagagtgtgtcaaCAGATGTTTCATGGGCTATGATTCTATTAACAATATGTGGACAGCAGTAGTATTATATGATACAATTCTTATAACAGATGTGTTTGTACGTAGTGTAGGATAAAAGTGTAATTCAATGCCTTTGAACAATGAGGGGTTGTATAATTCGGTGCCTTAATGTCTGTGGAGAAGCAACGCCTCTATTGTTACACATATGTCTGACGACCATGGCACCCCCCGGATCCATGTTGATTATGGGGGAGCTGTCTATGGAAGACACAGGCTGTTTGATGGCTCCCTGGTACTATACAGAgtgatttgatgtgtgtgtgtgtgtgtgtgtgtgtgtgtgtgtgtgtgtgtgtgtgtgtgtgtgtgtgtgtgtgtgtgtgtgtgtgtgtgtgtgtgtgtgtgtgtgtgtgtgtgtgtgagagacgtaataatgtgctTTTTATATTCTATCCCACTATATTACGAAAACCGACTTTGGTTCACATTGACAATATATTAGGtgatatcatgatactattaagaTAGTTTAGTAATTTTTCATCCGTATTTGGATCAACTTTATTTTTACCATTAGTATAAGGTCTGTCTATGATGCGTTGAGTGGGCGTAGGCCTGTAGGACCTACGTGTGCGTGGGTCCAGTACCTATTGGACAGGCGTCTATGACGTCGGGGCCTTAGGTGCGAATGATGTAGATAGGGCGTCTTTCAGGCATAAATATACGGGGTCCCGTGATACGGGAGCGTACGACCTCCGACCCAGACGTTAGCCACACTATTCTAAGTTAGTAAACGCGTCGCAGCagctggaagaaaaaaaaaaaaacatcgatccgtcctgcacaactatgccgactgactgtaagtattcgTATGTGTGTATcatgattatattatgactatggctatgtgaatcagctgtttatatcTGACCGAAGCAGCGATTACTTCACAGCGAATTGCGGTGCCGGAGGCGAGAGcgtgaaacagcagcagggtccacgtggaagtatgtttgttttgtttttatagcagcgtgtaatatatagttccataacactctctctatcattattattattagttatggtatattcatgtagaacaaagattaaatttgtgttttcccaatgtgtAACAGATTTGCAGGATATTCGGCTCAACAGACCGATTCtagcagaccagactaatgtgctgacaagcggtagttttggtaagttgttaatacgtccgccattaatatatctataggtgtattaccaaaataaattatatattaatttaacatctaaaacaaccaaacctaTCCCCTGAATactcttgtattttgttttttgatccACGTTTAGTACCTATCGAGGCCAATGTCATTCAGCGCCCCTCCGGAACAAATCGACTGGCCAAGAAGAAGAATTTGAAAAGATCGGCGGGAATAGGCGGGGCTATACCCTGCTCACCGCAGGCCATAGAACAGCTacaaattccttataaaaaggcccGCAAGGACGCCACCCACGGCGGTCTAGCTCCGGAGAATTTTACCCATGTTATTCAGGCCGTTATAAATCCGCAAATCGCGCCACATGGAGCGGCATGGACTGATTCCAACCACCAAGTGATTGCGGACGTGGAGGTGCGTGTGTCGGCGGCGCCTACAGAGACAGTCGCCGTGCAACCGGATGGGACTATACAACACGGtaggaaattaaatgaaaaaaaaaagcatgtgtaTATTCTATAGAGTGCAATGATCATGACGGGAGTGATActgatttcttttcttttttctattacaaataGTCTATGGAGATCCCCAGTGTGCGCCACCAGCAGGGCTGACCGTCAATGATTGGCCTGGTCTTGACGACATCCTGGACGCGTCCTGGAATTCATCGCTGCTGGAACATAGCGACTTCACTCCAGCTCTGTGGGTCGACTCTCCAGCTACATCCGTAGAGGCTACCACCAGTGCAgagcctgtacaacaccaccagcctgcaGGCCCTGCATCTGGATCCCTACACGCCATTCAAGCCCCTATCTGCGACTCTCCGTGTATCGTGAGTCCTCATGAGGTAGCGGTGCTGCGGCTACCAGCCGGTCCCGCAATTGCTGATGGTGAATACTGGGCTGTGCCGCAAGATGCTAAATGGCGTAAAGaatttgctgataaattagccgtGTTAACTGCAACGGTGGCTGTAAACTCCTCAGCCATTGATCGTCAGATTAAACGTGGTGACAGTAGATACCAGGCTCTCGAAGAGCAGACGAAGCAGTCCTTCAGCGCTATCAGGCTCGAAAATGCGCGTGATCGGATGATTGCTAAATCCCCAAACACTGAAACCAGTAATGGACTTGCAATTGTGGACCTTCAACGTAAGCATTTTGCGGCCGCGGTAGCTGTGCGAGGCAACACGCAGGGCATAGCGAAAATTAGCTCAGTAGAGGCGTTAAGAGCTTCTAAAACCGCTCGAAAATTATGGTTAATGGAATCTACTTGCAAAGCTAACCTGGATGCCTATAGGGCATTGTGTACCGAGATGTCTGTGATGAGTGACACAGTAGCAAAGCTCTCGTTGAatgctattatttgatttgtgtttttgttttttttcttttatcttgtggagagggtatttttttttgttttaaactgcatgtaataaaacttttttttcatttaataccTGACtaattaacgtttttttttttttaaatataattttttatatatatatatatatattttattttattttctatcggcattaaaaaaaaaaaactatagccGTACACCATGCATAACGCCATTAGccctagaaaaaggaaattcaaatctatagacggtaatcccaagagacggcgtagatctgatagtgggggtagcattatggatttagaacttgaagagatgACAATGCGGTATGACGCAACCGGCGATACGTCTCATTTGTCGGGCATAGGCcatgtggtgggtgggggcatGTATGCAGAAGGTTGTTTAGACAGGCGGGAAATATGTGTTGGCGTAGATAGAACTAGACGGGTGTTAATTGCAGCTGATGCACGGGGTCGTAGCATGGCTAATGCTCTATATCAGgcagcacagataaatgtttcgaacgaaCCATGTCTAGATGACGTGGTGGGGCTAGAGGCACCAGGAGATTTAGACACAAGGGGTGTGTTGTATTCGGGGGGAAACACACGAGATGTACTTAACGCTGTCGGGGGGCggttggatagtgcacaagagagtctatacatatccacacagaTCGATGTATTGCAGGGGTCGCAACGTGATGAAGGGGTTGGCGCgggttttcaggaccccccggccgcggcaggggtccctatagagtcgaGGGGTGTGGTGTATGTGGGGTCAAACACGCAAGATGTACTTAACGCTGTCCGGGgatggttggatagtgcacaagagagtctatacatatccacacagatcgatgtattgcatgggtcgcaacgtgatgaagggattggcgagggttttcaggaccccccggctgtggcaggggtccctatagagtcgaatatacaggtcggtggtggtggcggtggtggtggcgtggggggtggcggtggtggcggtgatggcgaTGCTGTTGTTGACGATGATGGCGATGCTGTTGTTGACGATGATGACAGTGGTGACGGTAGCGGTGTGGGggatggaggtgctggtgatggtgctgcTTATGATGGTACACAGGTGTCTGCTGTAACGGGGGAAGATAATGGCGAGTTGCATACCAGATTATTTCCCCGGTTTAACGGCTttgaggttagacagtccattgacctgagaagtatatcccttgcaaatttacaggaggtccctgatttgatcagggagagacTGTCAGATGCCATAACAAGCTGCTCGCAAAGTGCAGCCGATGGTAGTGTCTTAAACGTGGTGCTGAGAGGTCCTTCATTGGCCTCTGATGTACAGGCTGTGCTCGTAACGGGTGACGATTACAATGAGGATTTGTTTATGGAGCATATTAGCCAAGTCATACAGAGCaacgacacaggtctgacggatgatgtgctagagctggtggtcacaggggtccacaacaaacggggtggggcacgtttgaagttaaaaaacattccctatgatgaaatcatacacaagaagaagctaagtctctacaccccgagtaatactcataacaatttgtgtttctcactatgcatgacacattttctgcatgaaggggtaaccgggggtgacacagcgtccgaagagactaatttggaggcggctcgcAAATTACACAGTGATCTGGGGTTTGACCCGGAtcactctgtgggtttctcggatgtttccaaatttgagagacatctagatgttaaaatcctgatatttcatcataatgacacattcaggaagctggagatgttccagacacaTACAGCCCAGCATCCTAAAACAGTATGGCTGTACCTCCATGATAGCCACTATCATTGCATAGAGAACAGAACGGCATTCTTTGGTacgggatatgtgtgtgaatattgctacaaggcccatgagggaattctattacacaaatgcccgatccattgcaatgtgtgtctgacagtgtgcgatagactatcaggtcgtacgataaagtgcaaggactgtagtcgtatatgccgctcgctggtctgctacaacacacacaagaagcattctgtcaaacatgacatgataccttgtgaaaagctcaaatactgcgatcgttgttgtagacagtatatcatatcgaagaagaagaagaagaagaagaagaagggggtgggggaggaggaggaggaggaggatgaggaaggtgaCGATAATGGTCACGTATGCAGCGATGCAAAGTGTCGTAACTGTGGGGAGCCGTTGCCCGATGATGGAGTACATGATTGCTATATCCAGCCGTacgacaagaaaaagaaaaagaaacgcgGGGGTGGTCGCGGGGGTCCATCGGATGACTCTGATGTCGACGTTCcgcctaataaatacatatactatgatttcgaaacgcgcATGCATGATGGTCGTCACGAAGCAAACTGTGTGGCAGCTACAACGTCTGAAGGCATAGAATGGTATGCTACAGGTCTAGGTTGTGTAAGCGAGTTTGTGAAACGCTACAGAAGAGGGGAGTATacgttgtatacatttgtggcacacaacgcgtcgggctttgataactatatcgtcctggattacatgaccaagcagggtattaaacccactttagtcatgaagggtagcagagtcattttgatgcgtgatgacgcctaccatcagagatgggtcgactcGTTTAGCTTCTTGCCCATGCGATTGGCTAATGCACCGGCGGCGTTGGATTTTGATGATATGTTAAAAGGTtattttcctcataaattcaacacacgggccaacgagtcttatgtcggtgcctaccctgagatctcatattatggatatgattccatgactagcgatcaaaagacagatttcgctatttggtacagatctgtgcgacacaaaaaatttgactttcagaaacagctgcgtCTCTACTGTGTCAACGACGTGAGGATCCTATACAAGGCGTGTAggatctacagggaaaatttcatagagtgtgccactatagaccccttgtcctatgccactctggcttcggcgtgcatggccaccttcaaaaagtcgttcttgaagAAAAACGTCCTGGCACTGACCTACGAGGGTGTCTATCagaaaaagcaaaagtcgttctcatgcgcatccatccagtggcttgaatatctatcccactccaataacatggagattcggcatgctctcaaccatggagaggctaaatatggaccattcttcctagacggacatgcaccgtctataaacacagcctatgaatttgcaggatgcttttatcatgggtgtgaacaGTGCTACAACGCTGGCCACCAGAACCCTGTCCTCAGGAAGACCTATGGCGAATTGTGggtgcagtttcacctcaaagtcgaggctctcaaaagagatcatggtttaagagttgtggtcatgtgggagtgtgagtggcaccgtctgaaaaagaccaatgctgcagtgcaggcattcttggctactctgaaaatacaacctaggattgatcctcgcgactctctctatgggggtcgcaccaacgccatcaaaatgtatcacaaggccgtgcccggtgagaaaatacgctactatgactttacctctctctaccccacagtacaggcccgctgtccttatcctgtagagcacccccagatcattttcaggaattttggtcctttggatgggtatttcggcatcatcaaatgcaccgtgttgccccccagaggtctttaccatcctgtgctcccCTATAGGTGTCATGGAAAGCTGATGTTtcccctctgtggtacatgtgccactgagctcaatcagacagacgcGTGTCATCACAGCAACGATGAACGGGCTCTGACAGGCACCTGGGTGACttttgagctacaaaaagcGGTCGAAATGGGTTACGTGTTAATCCAAATGCATGAGGTGTGGCACTACCCCGAACGGTCAGagactctgtttaaagggtatgtcaaaacgtttctcaagcgtaaacaggaggcttcaggataccccagcacagtggacACTGCGGAGAAACAGCGAGCGTATGTGCAAAACTATCTGGCA
Above is a genomic segment from Gadus morhua chromosome 6, gadMor3.0, whole genome shotgun sequence containing:
- the LOC115545243 gene encoding uncharacterized protein LOC115545243, with the translated sequence MPTDSNCGAGGESVKQQQGPRGNLQDIRLNRPILADQTNVLTSGSFVPIEANVIQRPSGTNRLAKKKNLKRSAGIGGAIPCSPQAIEQLQIPYKKARKDATHGGLAPENFTHVIQAVINPQIAPHGAAWTDSNHQVIADVEVRVSAAPTETVAVQPDGTIQHVYGDPQCAPPAGLTVNDWPGLDDILDASWNSSLLEHSDFTPALWVDSPATSVEATTSAEPVQHHQPAGPASGSLHAIQAPICDSPCIVSPHEVAVLRLPAGPAIADGEYWAVPQDAKWRKEFADKLAVLTATVAVNSSAIDRQIKRGDSRYQALEEQTKQSFSAIRLENARDRMIAKSPNTETSNGLAIVDLQRKHFAAAVAVRGNTQGIAKISSVEALRASKTARKLWLMESTCKANLDAYRALCTEMSVMSDTVAKLSLNAII